In Treponema primitia ZAS-2, a genomic segment contains:
- a CDS encoding LPS biosynthesis protein, with the protein MNEESKEDEISLIDLFAVIWQRKIMIIIITIIVLISVIIYSIISIKLPSKKSPLPNEYTPVALMLINNGSSSGNGMASVLSASGLGGLAGLAGVSTGSSFSDLAIYLVSTNSFLDAVVDEFDLITRYKVKKFFRAGSRKALKKKLAASADEKSGVFSVSFTDIDPVFAQRVVNYCVSYLQAWFDELGIDKNKLEKENLERNIENTFREIQSLEMESQKLGMSVTGGGGAASIPSIALEQRRIALELGAQQQVYTQLKVQYELLKVTMASEKPVFQILEMAEIPDQKSGPSRGMICIIVTLAAGFFAIFLAFILNAIDNVKKDPEAMAKLRRTRV; encoded by the coding sequence ATGAATGAAGAATCAAAAGAAGACGAAATCAGCCTCATTGATCTCTTTGCAGTCATCTGGCAAAGGAAGATAATGATAATTATCATAACCATAATAGTCTTGATAAGTGTAATTATCTATTCCATTATTTCTATCAAATTACCATCTAAAAAATCTCCCCTCCCTAATGAATACACCCCTGTTGCTCTCATGCTTATCAATAATGGCTCTTCGTCAGGTAATGGTATGGCCTCTGTGCTTAGCGCCAGTGGCCTTGGTGGATTGGCAGGCCTAGCCGGCGTCAGTACCGGTTCATCCTTCAGTGACCTCGCGATTTATCTTGTTAGTACGAATTCCTTCCTGGATGCGGTGGTTGACGAGTTTGATCTTATTACTCGGTATAAAGTTAAAAAATTCTTTCGAGCAGGAAGCCGTAAAGCGCTGAAGAAGAAACTCGCCGCATCTGCTGATGAAAAAAGCGGAGTCTTTAGTGTTAGCTTTACCGATATTGATCCTGTATTTGCACAGAGGGTGGTCAATTATTGTGTCTCATACCTCCAGGCCTGGTTTGATGAGCTTGGCATTGACAAGAACAAACTGGAAAAAGAAAACTTGGAAAGGAATATCGAGAATACTTTTCGGGAAATACAAAGCTTGGAAATGGAAAGCCAGAAACTAGGCATGTCGGTCACTGGCGGTGGGGGGGCGGCTTCCATTCCTTCAATCGCCCTTGAACAGCGCCGTATCGCGCTGGAACTGGGAGCCCAGCAGCAGGTTTATACCCAGCTTAAAGTTCAGTATGAACTTCTTAAGGTAACCATGGCCAGTGAGAAACCAGTCTTTCAGATCTTGGAAATGGCCGAAATCCCGGACCAGAAATCAGGTCCTAGTCGCGGAATGATTTGCATCATCGTTACTCTTGCCGCAGGGTTTTTTGCTATATTTCTTGCCTTCATTCTGAATGCCATAGACAATGTCAAAAAAGACCCTGAAGCCATGGCAAAACTGCGGAGGACCCGCGTTTGA
- a CDS encoding polysaccharide biosynthesis/export family protein — translation MKLQWLTICFLLISLRAFAQEPSVSKVTESEALSRYAQLALSSPDYRVTAGDIYTLEYAAGTVPVIYKIVVDTSYRIKVSNLGVINATGKSYQQLKSEVEAIVTNNYPLSGVQLVLTEPASFRVRISGEVQNSREIATWALARLSGLLGAENLTSYSSLRDVSVTSLNGQTRAYDLFKAQRFGDMSQDPYVRPGDVITVNRITRVVSVTGEVERPGEYQLLPGESLRELVDYYASGLSPIADPSRIELVRQVGSAVDSGDKIYLTRDAINSGYPLQHLDTIRVPSIAELIPVMFVEGAVRVTEEGDELTTATRLTIRFNAGENYASLVQRNQAWFSAISDTKNAYLIRGAERIPLNLNPMLYDSSYRSQYLVEHNDTLIIPFRQYFVTVSGAVYSPGRFPYIPDRSWDYYIGLAGGFLPERNTREKVDIVDLAGKKLTKKDIITPETNITARANSGLYYFNQYGPVITTVLSVVSTFITVTLLITQ, via the coding sequence TTGAAGTTACAATGGCTTACCATCTGTTTTTTACTTATTTCCTTACGCGCTTTTGCACAGGAGCCCAGTGTTTCTAAAGTAACAGAATCTGAGGCTTTAAGTCGCTATGCCCAGCTGGCTCTCTCCAGCCCCGATTACCGGGTTACCGCAGGGGACATCTATACCCTGGAATATGCCGCTGGTACTGTCCCTGTGATCTATAAAATCGTTGTGGATACCAGTTACCGCATCAAGGTTTCTAATCTTGGGGTGATTAATGCCACTGGGAAAAGTTATCAGCAGCTTAAGAGTGAAGTTGAAGCTATCGTTACCAATAACTACCCCTTAAGTGGGGTCCAGTTGGTCCTCACCGAACCGGCATCCTTCCGGGTCCGTATTTCCGGGGAGGTGCAGAATTCCCGGGAAATCGCAACCTGGGCCTTAGCACGGCTTTCCGGCCTCTTAGGCGCCGAAAACTTAACCTCCTATTCTTCTCTCAGGGATGTGTCGGTAACATCACTGAATGGTCAAACTCGGGCCTACGACCTCTTTAAGGCCCAGCGTTTCGGGGATATGTCCCAGGACCCCTATGTCCGCCCCGGGGATGTGATTACGGTGAACCGTATCACCCGGGTGGTCTCCGTGACCGGGGAGGTGGAACGTCCTGGGGAATACCAGCTGCTGCCCGGGGAAAGCCTCCGGGAACTGGTTGACTACTATGCCAGCGGACTTTCTCCAATAGCCGACCCTTCCCGGATAGAACTGGTGCGGCAGGTGGGGAGCGCTGTCGATTCAGGGGATAAGATCTACCTGACCCGGGATGCTATTAATTCAGGTTACCCCTTGCAGCATCTGGACACTATTCGGGTTCCTTCGATCGCTGAACTTATTCCGGTAATGTTTGTGGAGGGGGCGGTCCGGGTGACCGAAGAGGGGGACGAGCTGACCACCGCTACCCGGCTGACGATCCGGTTCAATGCAGGGGAGAACTACGCTTCCCTGGTACAGCGGAACCAGGCCTGGTTCTCGGCTATTTCGGACACTAAAAACGCCTACCTCATCCGGGGGGCTGAACGTATTCCCTTAAACCTGAATCCTATGCTCTATGATTCGTCGTACCGCAGTCAGTATTTGGTAGAGCATAACGATACTCTGATCATTCCCTTCCGGCAGTACTTTGTAACGGTGTCCGGTGCGGTCTATTCGCCGGGGCGCTTCCCCTACATTCCTGACCGGTCCTGGGACTACTATATCGGCTTGGCCGGGGGCTTTCTTCCTGAACGAAATACCCGCGAGAAAGTGGATATCGTGGACCTGGCGGGGAAGAAGCTGACGAAGAAGGATATTATTACCCCGGAGACGAATATCACCGCCCGGGCGAATAGCGGATTATATTACTTTAACCAGTATGGGCCGGTGATTACCACGGTATTGTCTGTCGTTTCTACCTTCATTACCGTTACGCTGCTTATCACGCAGTAA
- a CDS encoding MBOAT family O-acyltransferase produces the protein MGSIFGNYILGIILSAVNAEKPVGGVSLFDQKKLTLAIGIAANVILLGYYKYTDFFISNINLIAHTGISLRHIILPIGISFFTFQLIAFLVDSYRGLTRSYSILDYLLFITFFPQLIVGPIVHHGEIVPQFEDENKAKLDWGAVAAGLFLFSIGCAKKILLADPMTASASAFFASVPSHPGFIESWWYSVEYTVSYYFDLSGYADMAIGLGKMFNISIPHNFNSPYKARNFQDYWQRWHITLSRFLGDYIFRSIYRKGDKYRNYYIATMATFFVSGFWHGAGWTFIVWGLVNGLFVCAAGWMKKRHIRFPFFIAVFLTMLGVVALRVLFVSGSFADALSVYQGMINLESLFNNDIAIPGTITLTGKLTAVIFIFGLLLCWLALNSVRMAVFFKARWPYLLFSILLMGLSLFRMNNGMAFLYFQF, from the coding sequence ATGGGGAGTATTTTTGGTAATTATATCCTGGGCATTATCCTGTCAGCCGTTAATGCGGAAAAGCCCGTAGGCGGGGTTTCCCTGTTTGATCAGAAAAAACTGACCCTTGCCATAGGAATTGCCGCCAATGTTATCCTGCTGGGTTATTACAAATATACCGATTTCTTTATATCAAACATCAATTTGATTGCCCATACCGGTATTTCGTTGCGGCATATCATATTGCCCATAGGTATATCTTTTTTTACTTTCCAGCTGATTGCCTTCCTCGTTGACTCCTATCGGGGGCTTACCCGGTCTTATTCCATCCTTGACTATCTCCTTTTTATTACATTTTTCCCCCAGCTTATTGTAGGGCCTATTGTCCATCATGGCGAAATAGTCCCCCAGTTTGAAGATGAAAACAAGGCAAAGCTCGACTGGGGTGCGGTTGCCGCCGGCCTGTTTCTGTTTTCCATCGGCTGCGCCAAGAAAATACTGCTGGCCGATCCCATGACTGCAAGCGCCAGTGCCTTTTTTGCGTCCGTCCCTTCGCATCCCGGATTTATTGAATCCTGGTGGTATTCGGTTGAATATACGGTTTCCTATTATTTTGACCTTTCCGGGTATGCTGATATGGCAATTGGCCTGGGGAAAATGTTTAATATATCAATCCCCCACAATTTTAATTCCCCCTACAAGGCGCGGAATTTTCAGGACTACTGGCAGCGCTGGCATATAACCCTGTCACGGTTTCTGGGGGATTATATTTTCCGGAGTATTTACCGGAAAGGGGATAAATATCGCAATTACTATATTGCCACTATGGCTACTTTTTTTGTGAGTGGATTCTGGCATGGCGCTGGATGGACTTTTATTGTATGGGGGCTTGTAAATGGCCTATTTGTCTGTGCCGCCGGCTGGATGAAAAAAAGGCATATACGATTCCCTTTTTTTATCGCTGTTTTTCTGACCATGCTAGGAGTTGTCGCGTTACGGGTGTTATTTGTGTCTGGATCATTTGCCGATGCGCTGTCCGTATATCAGGGTATGATAAACCTGGAGTCACTTTTTAATAACGACATAGCTATACCGGGGACGATCACTTTAACTGGAAAACTCACCGCGGTGATATTTATCTTCGGTTTATTACTTTGCTGGCTTGCCCTGAACTCGGTTAGAATGGCGGTTTTTTTCAAAGCTAGATGGCCTTATTTGTTATTTTCAATTCTTCTTATGGGGTTAAGTTTGTTTAGGATGAATAATGGTATGGCATTTCTCTATTTCCAATTTTAA
- a CDS encoding acyltransferase family protein: METKRFKALDGIRGIAALIIAFIYHYQNFAPETYPFRKILYWPYHFGWIMVDLFFILSGFIFLSMYGEKINNRNMSGKSFFILRFSRLYPLHWLMLLVVIIVKLLRKITIGTGFFVYHNNNLFTFLQNLLLIQNGWLQTDFSFNGPAWSIPVEILMYIVFFAVFYYARNKKAYIVTCLALIYYGLIMYCSGRNNTLFNGQIARGLIGFFIGCITAEVYKYSIINPKKGNKFILFCTISLGFLTVIPIIFGYNVLRRWDLLYVFIFFPALLLVVLRVSTVAKIFSIKPLVYLGELSYSIYLLHYPMQLIVKTIDDNFNLSINYSSWLFFIIFSIGVINLSHLIHYGFEKPIQNYIRKNLYMEASTRLYSTPPPPPPPPPPPPPPPPPPPPHTHTGLELPFHFVFVD, translated from the coding sequence ATGGAAACAAAAAGATTTAAGGCATTAGACGGCATAAGAGGAATTGCCGCCTTAATTATTGCATTTATATATCATTATCAGAATTTTGCGCCAGAAACTTACCCATTCCGCAAAATATTATATTGGCCTTATCATTTTGGCTGGATAATGGTTGATTTGTTTTTCATATTGTCTGGTTTTATTTTTTTAAGTATGTATGGAGAAAAAATAAATAATCGTAATATGTCTGGTAAAAGTTTTTTTATATTAAGATTTAGCCGTTTATATCCATTACATTGGCTAATGCTGTTGGTAGTAATAATTGTAAAGCTTTTGCGTAAAATCACTATAGGAACAGGTTTCTTCGTTTATCATAATAACAACCTATTTACTTTTTTACAGAATTTACTACTAATACAAAATGGCTGGTTACAAACTGATTTTTCATTTAATGGACCGGCATGGTCAATACCTGTTGAAATACTAATGTACATTGTTTTTTTTGCAGTGTTTTATTATGCAAGGAATAAAAAAGCATATATCGTTACCTGTTTAGCGCTAATCTATTATGGGCTTATTATGTATTGTTCGGGCCGGAATAATACATTATTTAATGGTCAAATTGCACGAGGATTGATAGGATTTTTCATTGGTTGTATAACTGCGGAAGTTTATAAATATTCTATAATTAATCCTAAAAAAGGTAATAAGTTCATTTTATTTTGTACTATTTCACTGGGGTTCTTAACGGTTATACCGATAATATTTGGGTATAATGTTTTAAGAAGATGGGATTTATTATATGTATTTATATTTTTTCCTGCTTTATTACTTGTCGTGTTAAGAGTTAGCACTGTGGCAAAAATATTTTCAATAAAACCGCTGGTGTATTTAGGAGAATTATCATACTCAATATATTTATTACATTACCCAATGCAGCTTATTGTTAAAACAATAGATGATAATTTCAATTTGTCTATAAATTATTCAAGTTGGCTGTTTTTTATAATATTTAGCATCGGTGTAATAAATTTATCGCATTTAATTCATTATGGCTTTGAAAAACCTATTCAAAATTATATAAGAAAAAATTTGTATATGGAGGCCTCTACACGTCTCTACTCTACCCCCCCCCCCCCCCCCCCCCCCCCCCCCCCCCCCCCCCCCCCCCCCCCCCCCCCCCCCCCACACACACACACAGGTTTAGAACTTCCTTTTCATTTTGTTTTTGTTGACTAA
- a CDS encoding integrase catalytic domain-containing protein has product MSTRLELTKEYAARYRRAKQKKEKTQILDEFLAATGYRQRKYAVKLLRHFDMVKLAVIAGRTVKLKSTHPKRRWNRTGKPTYGDDTIEALKKIWAFYWWKCGKYLAPLIRESIGLLAKSRELDFHLTPAIKEQLVAISPAQIDRRLRAEKDALRGKGLSGTRLGDQSLMRQILVRISYTNEERITPGFCQIDTVHHCGWADSGIFCLTLTATDVASGWIFLFPLRNKAHQWVISWLQFMLDHSPFPVSEIHSDNGSEFINKDTVNLAKTARNLANVLLTRSRAHHSNDNCFAEQKNNAFVRNYIGLARYDTDKEYEALGRVYAYLCPLFNFFVPNKKLLSKSTVGSKTVKTYDKDLKTPYQRLMESSISQELKEKLTATKALYNPVQLQQNVHRAVNALIAAHKAKGP; this is encoded by the coding sequence AGGAAATACGCGGTCAAACTGCTGCGGCATTTTGATATGGTGAAACTGGCCGTAATCGCAGGCAGAACTGTCAAGCTCAAAAGCACCCATCCGAAACGCAGATGGAATCGCACAGGGAAACCTACGTATGGCGATGACACCATCGAAGCCCTGAAAAAGATTTGGGCGTTCTACTGGTGGAAATGCGGGAAATATCTTGCACCCCTGATCCGGGAATCCATAGGCCTGCTTGCGAAAAGCAGGGAGCTGGATTTTCACCTCACCCCTGCAATCAAAGAACAGCTTGTCGCCATCAGCCCGGCCCAGATTGACCGCAGGCTCAGGGCTGAAAAGGATGCGCTGCGCGGCAAGGGCTTGAGCGGGACCCGGCTGGGGGATCAGTCGCTCATGCGCCAAATTCTCGTCAGGATAAGCTATACCAACGAAGAGCGGATTACCCCCGGATTTTGCCAAATAGACACCGTACACCACTGTGGATGGGCCGATTCGGGCATATTTTGCCTCACGCTCACCGCCACCGATGTCGCCTCCGGCTGGATATTCCTCTTCCCCCTGCGCAACAAGGCCCATCAGTGGGTTATCTCCTGGTTGCAGTTCATGCTGGACCATAGCCCCTTCCCGGTTTCCGAAATTCACTCCGACAACGGCAGCGAGTTTATCAACAAGGATACCGTCAATCTGGCAAAGACCGCCAGGAATCTTGCCAACGTATTGCTCACCAGAAGCAGGGCCCACCACAGTAACGACAATTGTTTCGCTGAACAGAAGAACAATGCCTTCGTCAGAAATTACATTGGGCTTGCCCGCTACGATACCGACAAGGAATACGAGGCTCTCGGCCGCGTCTATGCTTACCTCTGCCCGCTCTTCAATTTCTTTGTCCCTAACAAAAAATTGCTCAGCAAATCAACCGTGGGTTCGAAAACCGTGAAGACCTACGATAAGGACCTAAAGACCCCGTACCAGCGGCTTATGGAGTCCTCCATCTCGCAGGAACTGAAAGAAAAGCTGACCGCGACCAAGGCTCTTTACAACCCGGTTCAGCTTCAGCAGAATGTCCACCGAGCCGTTAACGCTCTCATTGCGGCTCACAAGGCCAAAGGCCCCTAA